Below is a window of Neofelis nebulosa isolate mNeoNeb1 chromosome 8, mNeoNeb1.pri, whole genome shotgun sequence DNA.
CCTTCACCATCTAGACGATGGTGGAGCATCAGCAGAAGTAAAAATAGGAAGTCCAGATACATATAAAATCTCAgagttatatatttttgtgtgtgtacaagtTGCACAGTGTTTTTGAAGCTTTTCTCCACCTAGTCCATAATCTCACCTTATACTGGATAAAGTAGTTTTTTGTTAGGAGACCTTTACTGAAcaaagaagaatcagaaaaaagcTGAGAGTGGATTGGATTTGGATGCAGAAACTTAGGTCCATAGGAACACTAGGAGCTTAGGTTGAGAAACTTTACAATATAATAAAGCAATAGAAATCagttcttttctaaaaaaattattttgatgtttttactttttgatacATGCTGTAAAACAAATCTAACAAAAATATGATAACCATGTCTGTATGATATGCTTCAAATTCAAGTGATACTGTTCTGTTTCtaagttttgttatttattcatgGGCTGATTTCTCTTTAACCTTGCTAATTTCTTTAAAACCTTGATTTGATTAACTTGGCTAAATTATCTCTTTGGTTGTCCAGAAAGGGAAGGGGGGCGGTGCAAGGGGCATGAAGGCACTTTCTGGTTGGtggaaatgttctgtttcttggcttggggtggtggtggtgcttacacagatatatatatattagtcaCGGGTCAtcaaactgtatacttaaaatctgtgcattttatttatttatacattttgttatccaagttgattttttttagaatGGAGAAGAATAAAAGCTAAAACATTTTTTGACAAAATATTACATTCAattacttgaaagaaaaacatgtattatatatGAAATTACTGTTCAATCCTCTTGCCATTAATTTATCAgaaaaacatgcttttaaaaggtttttctttGTAGCCAGTTGGCAGTCATCTTTGAACAATGAGTAAccttgaatttacatttttacttattttggcaaaaaataatttaagtacactgtattttaaagttgctaacctcatttggaaaaattaataattttaaatagttggtataattttttttaaacatttaaacaaaaatgtctttgttttgttttgaattttcagAATTGGTTTTAGACCCTGGAATATTGAAACACAAGTGCTTCCTCTCATCTCTTCTGTGTTGCCAAGAACTATTTTTCCAACAAGTACCATATCTTTAGAAAATTTTGGTAAAGTTTGTGAAATGtttctctagtttttaaaaaattattagcttTTTTCGATATCCTAAAAAGTGTTAATGACTTAGAaaagctgtaaaaataaaatgtagatagTAAGTTCTATggatttctgtaaatatttggaCAGGCATTGACTTTTAAATTGTTCCagttagaaatttttttatttttattttttttaagaaattacatCTTCAATACTTTGAGGAACTGGTTAGAAGTCTCCTTTCTGTTTAGGGCTTCAGTGTCCAAaatgtagatctttttttttttttttttttttttttttaacgtttattttatttttgagacagagagagacagagcatgaacgggggaggggcagagagagagggagacacagaatcggaagcaggctccaggctctgagccatcagcccggagcccgatgcggggcttgaactcacggaccgtgagatcgtgacctgagctgaagtcggatgcttaaccgactgagccacccaggcgcccctaaaatgtagATCTTTAGAAGTTACATCTCCTATTAATTATGAACAAATAGTTTCAGTCTTTATATATTTGTGGATGACTCTTGTTTCCTCTTGTCTACGTAATACCAAGATGGTAGTTGTCAGaccaaacatattttcttttttttttttttacccctttaaATTGCCCACATGAATTCAAATCTTGTGATAACTCATTTCCATAGCATTAAAAGAACCAGATAAATACCTGCTGTTACTTAGATGTTAGTAGCTATGTGCTTATTCATAATTTGATTCATAAGTATATTTTGTTTCACTCTATTATAGACATGTATTTTATGCTAACATAAGCTGAAGCCAGACTATTATCATTTATTGAAACaaactttttactttaaaaaaatatatatcttaggTACCTCTTGCAAGGGATATGCATTAGCACATACtcaagaaggagaagagaagaagcaaACTTCTGGTACATCAAACACCAGAGGATCAAGACGAAAACCTGCAGCAACAACTCCTACAAGGAGATCTACACGTAATACAAGAGCTGAAACAGTCAGTCAATCCCAGAAATCCCCAGTATCAAATAATTCTGGGTGTGATGCCCCAGATAACAACAATCCATCTGTAAGTGTGTCCTCTTCAGCCATGTCAGAAAAGCAAACAAGACAGGCTCCAAAACGGAAGtctgtaagaagaggaagaaaacaacctTTATTGAAAAAGAAACTTCGGAGCTCTATACCTCTCCCTGAAAAATCATCTTCCAGTGATTCAGTAGATGAAGAAACAGCAGAATCTGACACACCACCTGTGTTAGAGAAAGAGCACCAATCAGATGCAGAAAGTAGTAACAGTTGTACTGTGCCAGCAAGTGTCGAAAATGAATCTGCTAATGGCTTGAGAAGTTGTAATGAACAGGTAGAAGAAAGTGAGGAACATACTGAGAACCATGATACAGAGGAAGCAGTGGAATCTTCATATTCTGAGTCTCATACCGAAGATACTTCTGTACTAGTTGGAGAGGAAGAGGATATTCAAAAAGTCGAAAATACAAGTGTAGAGGCTAATGTTTTGTGTTTAGAAAGTGAGACtcctaaaaatatttctggaaaaggAGGTGATCCATTGGAAAATCAAGACCAAACATCTGGACCTTCAGAATCAGAGGTAAAAGCAGACAAATGTACAGATTATCCTTCAAATGATCTTCCTACATGTTCAGGATCTGAAGTTGAAGTATACCAACCTGTACCAAGCTTAGATGAGTTACCAGAGAATTCAGAGTCAGTGGTTAATGAAGAAAAAGTTATGGAAAGTCCTATAGCAGAAATTGTTGATCATAAACATTCAACAGTAAAAACAGAACAGCTTGTAGATGGCCCCAAATTAGAATCTTCTGAGGGAAGAATTATACAAACAGTGAGCAAAAAATCCATAGAGGGCTCAgaggctcagttgcttgagcatgtTGAAACTGAAGATGTAGAAATAATTGCAACATGTGATACTTCAGAGAAAGAAAGTTTGAATAGTATTCAAGactctgaaaataatttattaaaaaataatcttaacacCAAATTAGACAAATCTTTAGAAGAAAAGACTGAATCTCCTGTTGAACATTCCAGATCTACAGAATTGCCTAACACACACATTGAACAAATTCAGAAGCATTTTAATGAGGACAACAATGAAATGATACCTATGGAATGTGATTCATTTTGCAGTGACCAGAATGAATCTGAAATTGAACCTCCTGTAAATGCTGATACCACACAATTGAATGAAAATTCTGTGGAGCACAGTTCTCAAAATAATATGCCATCTTCTGATCCTGCAAATGGAAAGGCTGAAACTGTATCTCGGCCATCTGAAAGCCCAGTAGATGTGATGGAGAAAGCCAAAAAGCCTCGTACCCGAAGATCTAGATTTCACTCCCCATCTACAACTTGGTCTCCCAACAGAGACACTGCACGAGAAAAGAAGCGATCTCAGTCTCCATCTCCcaaaagagaaactggaaaagaaagcagaaagtcTCGATCACCATCTCCCAAGAAAGAATCTGCAAGAGGACGTAGAAAATCTCGTTCTCAGTCCCCAAAGCAGGAtattggaaaagaaaggagacGATCTCAGTCTCGATCTCCAAAAAGAGATAGCACGAAGGAAGGCAAAAGATCTGCATCACTCTCCCCCAAAAGAGACACTTCGAGAGAAAACAGAAGATCTCAGTCAAGAGTGAAAGATTCCTCCCCAAGAGAAAAATCCAGGTCtcggagcagagaaagagaaagtgatagAGATGGGTCACGGAGAGATCGAGATCGAGAAAGAAGAACCAGGAGATGGTCTAGGTCCAGATCTCGTTCGAGGTCACCATCAAGATCTAGAACAAAAATTAAGAGTTCATCATTCAGTAGAAATGACAGAGACACTTACTCTCCTCGGTGGAAGGAAAGATGGGCAAATGATGGTTGGAGATGTCCACGAGGAAATGATCGGTACAGAAAGAAtgatccagagaaacagaatgaaaatacaagaaaagaaaaaaatgacatcagtCCAGATGCTGAGGATCCAAATTCTGCTGACAAACATAGAAATGACTGTCCCAGTTGGGTAAcggaaaaaataaattctgggcCTGATCCAAGGACCAGAAATCCAGAAAAGTTAAAAGATTCTCactgggaagaaaacagaaatgaaaattcaggGAATTCTTGGAATAaaaactttggttcaggttggaTGTCTAACCGTGGTAGAGGTAACCGTGGCAGAGGCACTTACAGAGGTGGTTTTGCCTATACAGATCAGAATGAAAATCGGTGGCAAAACCGAAAACCCCTCTCAGGGAATTCAAATAGTTCAGGGAATGAGTCTTTCAAGTTTGTGGAACAGCAACCCTATAAACGGAAAAATGAGCAAGAGTTCTCATTTGATACACCGGCAGATAGATCTGGGTGGACATCTGCATCTAGTTGGGCTGTGAGAAAGACTCTACCAGCAGATGTACAAAACTATTACTCAAGACGAGGGAGGAATTCCTCAGGTCCACAATCTGGATGGATGAGACAAGAAGAAGAAGCAACTGAACAAGGTAACATACTGTGTTTATTTAGTAACACTTTTATTTGAGGAAAGggattataaatttaaaacttcatatATATGAATTGTAATGATCTGTACTTACAGTTTAATAATGTTAAATCCCATTTAACAAGTCACTttgcattatataaatatatacatatatgtcagtatttattgccttttttacTGCCCCTTCCTCCAATCTTGTCAAAGGCTTAACTAGGTTAAGTACAGTTGGCTACAATAGAAgaacttgggattttttttaatttaaattcaagttagttaccatatagtgtagtattggttttcaagaatagaatttagtgattcatcacttacatacaatatccagtgctcatcacaattgccctctttaatacccatcacccatttagcctatacCCCCACCTaacacccctctagcaaccctcagtttgttctctttaagagtctcttatgggggcacctgggtggctcagttggttaaacgtctgatgttggctcgggtcgtgatctcacagctcatgaattcgagccccacatcaggctctgtgctgataattcagagcctggagcctactctggattctgtgtctcctctctctgtgccgccccccaccgcccccccccccccccccacaacccctgcctgccccgctcatgctctgcctctctttctctcttagaaatgaatgttaaaaaaaaaaatgagtctcttatggtttgcctccctttctgggtttgtttttttttttttttttttaaatgtttgtttatttttgagacaatgcaagaggcagagtgcaagcagcagaggggcagacagagggagacacagaagctgaaacgggctccaggctctgagctgtcagcccagagccagatgcggggcttgaacttgcgaaccatgagatcataacctgagccgaagtcggacgcttaaccgactcagccactcaggtgccctaaagcctccctttctgtttttatcttattttacctctcctttccctgtgttgatgttttctttcttaaattccacatataagtgaaatcatatgatatttgtctttttctgactgatttcgcttcacataatactctccagttccatccatgttgttgcaaaatggcaagatttcattctttttgatcactgagtaatattccattgagtattccatgaatattattcagtgatatcaaactgagggttgctggaggggtgttgggtggagggatgggctaaatgggtgctGGGTTAAAGTAATaagggcacttatgatgagcactagatattgtatataagtgatgaatcattaaattcttttccttctttatccattcatcagtagatggactttgggctctttccataatttggctattgttgatagcactgctataaatattggggtacatgtgccccttcaaatgagcatttttgtttcctttggataaatacctagtagtgcagttgcggTCAtaggatagttgtatttttaactttttgaggaacctccatactgttttccagagtggctgtaccagtttgcattcccaccaacagttcaaaaggattccccttttctctgcatcctcgccaacatctgttgttgcctgagtttttcatgttagccattctgacagatgtgaggttatatctcgttgtggttttgatttgtatttccctgatgatgaatgatgttgagcatctatcttttcatgtgtctgttgaccatttggatgtcttctttggagtaaagtctgttcatgtcctctgcccatttcttcactggattatttattttttgggtgttgagtttgatgagttctttatcgattttggatactagccctttatccaatatgtcatttgcaaatatcttctcccattagttttttttattgtttccttcatggTGTAGGAgacttttttatcttgatgaagtcccaggagttcagttttgtttttgtttccctagcCTCTGACGAAATGTCTAgcaagaagttgctacagctgaggtcaaagaggttgctacctgtgttctcctctaggattttgatggtttcctgtctcacatttaggtctttcatctattttgaatttatttttatatatagtgtaagaatatggtccagtttcattcttttgcatgttgctgtctagtttacCTAACACCGCTTGTCGAAGAGatcatctttttttccattagatgttctttcctgttttgttgaagattagttgaccatatagttatgaatccatttctaggttttctgttctgtttcattgatctttgtgtctgtttttgtgccagtgatgattgcagctttgtaatacagcttaaagtctggaattgtgatgcctcctgctttgctttgctttttttcaagattgctttggctactggggtctttttctggttccatacaaattttagaattgtttgttctagctctgtgagaaatgctttgttttgatagggattgcattgaatgtgtagtttTTTTGGTAGCatcgatattttaacaatattcttccaatccatgagcatggaatgtttttccattttgtctcttttccagtttctttcataagtgttctatagtttcaGAGTACAGATGTTTTACGTCTTAGGTTAAGTTTATTCATAtgtatcttacggtttttggtgcaattgtaaatgggatcgattccttgatttctctttctgctgcttcattattggtgtgtagaaatgcagcagatttctgtacattgatttgatatcctatgactttgctgaattcgtgtattgGTTCTGGTAATTATTTGGTGGAGTCTCTTGGGtgttctacatagagtatcatgtctcctgcaaatagtggaagtttgacttcttccttaccagtatagatgccttttatttctttttgttgtctgattgctgaggctaggacctccggtactatgttgaacagtagtggtgagaatggacatctctgtcatattcctgaccttaggggaaaagctctatttttccccattgaggatgatattagctgtggttctttcatatatggcttttatgttcttgggtatgttccttctatccctactactttgagggtttttatcaagaatggatgctgtattttgtcaaatggtttttctgcatctattaagaagatcatatggttcttaccctttattaatgtggtgtatcatttGATTGATTtccgaatattgaaccagccctgcagcccagtaataaatcccacttgatcatggtgaataattcttttaatatgctgtttggattcagtttgctagtatcttgttgagattttgcatccatgttcatcagggatattggactgtaattctcctttttagtgaggtgtTTGTCTGGATTTGAAATCAAgataatgctagcctcatagaatgaatttggaagtttttttccatttcttttttttttggaacagtttcagaaaaataagtattaactcttctttaaatgtttggtagaattcccctgggaagccatctggcctcaTACTCTTCTTGttagatttttgattactgtttccatttctttgctggttattggtctcttcaaattttctgtttcttcttgtttcagttttggtagtttagtttctaggaatttatccatttcttccagattgcccagtttgttggcttataattgctcataatattctcataattgtttgtatttctggagtgttggttgtgatctcttctctttcattcgtgattttatttatttcagtcctttctcttttctttttgataaatctgggtAGAGGTTATCAatgttgttaattctttcaaggaaccaactcctagtttcattgatctgttctgatgttttctgatttctatatcatttatttttgctctaatctttattatttcccttagaAGAATTTGGGAGGTTCTTGTGTAAGATTTAACTttgatatcttaaaaaaaattttttttaatgtttgtttattttgagagagagggtgagcaagcggggagaggggcagagagagagcgagagcgagcgacaGGCCcaagcagacagggagagagggagagagacaatcccaagcgggctctgtgttgtgagtgcagagcccaacacagggctcagtcccatgaaccatgagatcactacttgagttgaaaccaacagtcagatgcttaactgactgggctccccaggtgtcccaactttgatttcttttatctcaGATGTGCACACTTGAATTTTTTTGATCATTGTTCTCATATAAATAAGTTAGCCTTCTAATAATGATTTATCTTTCCTTGGCTTTTCTTATTAAGAACATTGCAAGAAAAaagctttgttaaaaaaaaaagataaaaagttacTCTTGTAATTTAGCAACCtgattagattaaaaaaatttttttaatgtttatttatttttgagagagaccgagacagaatgtgagcgggttagagagagggagacacagaatccgaagcaggctccaggctctgagctgtcagcgcagagcctgacgcagggcttgaactgacgagctgtgaaatcatgacctgagctgaagtcagacactcaacagactgagccacccaggtgccccacctgatTAGATTTTATATGATTACTTCTTTAGTAAGTTTCTTGAGGTACTGATTCTTTGGTAATGTTGAACCAACATGAACCTGCtcttaataataattttagttgAATGCTTCTTTTAACCAGTCCACGTTATTTAGAAAGATAGGATTAGACTAAATGATTAGAGATTGGTGTTCTGAGTCTGTTAATTGCTGTTGACTCTTACTATAACCAGTGGTTCTTTGCTTCTCTAAAGaaattttaacatgattttttattataagccttttttcttttgatagatTCTAACCTAAAAGACCAAACAAACCAACATGGAGATGGTTCCCAGCTACCTATAAATATGATGCAACCACAAATGAATGTAATGCAGCAACAAATGACTGCACAGCAGCCGCCTATGAATATCTTCCCATATCCAGTGGGTGTTCACGCTCCTTTGATGAACATCCAGCGCAATCCATTTAACATTCATCCTCCGCTACCCTTGCATCTGCACACAGGTGTGCCTCTCATGCAGGTAGCTGCTCCTACAAGTGTATCTCAGGGACTGCCAccgccaccaccccctcccccaccatcccagCAAGTCAGCTACATTGCTTCACAGCCAGATGGAAAGCAATTGCAGGTATGTTTTTAGCATCTAAAGTGTAATCAACATAGTCGCTATAAGAATTTAACTGTTAGCAACAGATGTTCAAAAGAGGGTTTCCTGGCATCCCCAAACAATTATTCGATTAGGTTTACGGTAAACTTTCATAGCCCCTCTTCACTGTCCTTCTTCAAACCTCCCACTcttcaaataaaatgaattggaTGCATATTATTGAACCAAAGCTACATATATGCTGTTGTTTATGTCCAAACAGGTTTGTTTTTTCAGGTTAAGACAAAATTTTGAGAATCAAATGAtgggtgttttaaaataattcttaatttatTGGACTTTTTAGGGGGTGGGAACTTGTGGTGATGCTTTTATTGTCTTGTTGGGACAAACGCCAGAGAAAGCTGTTCATTATCCATTACTGTCTGTATTTCATGTTCACGAGTTTACCATGTTCAAAAAAAAGAAGTGCCTCTGAGGCATATAGAAATTTGAATAATACTTTGTAAACACTGTGTTCCTTATAGTTCTGTGCCTGCATTTCACAAATTCTAGAATCCTGATAGTGTATAATTGGAAGATAAGGGGGATAGGGTTCTAGAATTTGGGACCTCATACATTTTTCTGCTGTCAGCTCTCTGCAAGCTATTTGACTTCACTGTCTCCTTTTCTTCCGTCTTTAAAGTGGGGGCACACACTTTAGTTAATTTTCAGAAAGAGCCTTTTGGAAAAGATAACTTTTTTAAGtgctattcttttccttcttgttgCTTTTAGTGTTGCTGTCAGAACATCACAAGtcacatgtgtaatttaaaaGTCACTTGACATATTTACATAGGTCTCTGTTTGagaatgttacttatttttcttcagagTCCTTTAGATATACATGACCTGAAATACGAATTTTGActcactttgaattttttttgttatttctaataTATGGCTAAAAGAATACAGTAATTCATTAACTAATGATAACTCTTTAAAACAGGGCGTTCCTAGTGCTTCTCATGTAAGTAATAACATGAGTACACCAGTCTTGCCTGCTCCGACCGCAGCCCCAGGAAATTTGGGAACAGTTCAGGGACCAAGTTCTGGTAATACTTCATCATCAAGTCACAGCAAAGCCTCTAATGCTGCTGTAAAATTGACAGAAAGCAAAGTAAGTGTTACAGTGGAAGCCAGCGCAGATAGCTCGAAGACAGACAAGGCAAGTTCAAGGTTGAGAGCAACCTACATAATTCTGTATAtgctaaagatgaaaaaataaattatatattgtataattggTAAAGGGAATTTACTGTTGATAGTCTTGAATTCCAATGCTATTTGAAGGGTTCTGTCTAGATATGTTGATGCCCAGTGAGTTACTggtaatatttcataattatttttagaaatgtttggtATGTGTGTTAATAACTTTTGTATTCATGACATTATTTGAAGAATTCCTTGAAATAATGTAAAAGTgaggtgtttttaatttcatattttaaaagaaatttttttaaagtatgtgggcaaataataattatactttttCCTCTTACCAGAAATTACAAATCCAAGAAAAAGCAGCACAGGAGGTAAAATTGGCCATTAAGccattttaccaaaataaagatATCACCAAGGAAGAATATAAAGAGATTGTACGGAAAGCAGTAGATAAAGTAAGTTCTAGCTTTAGCAGAGTTATATATGTAATTGTTTTGAATCATCTCTATTTTAATAAAGGAATGCTTAAgtctaattaaaataataaccacTAACTTCTAATTCTGGTCTGCTTTTCTGCCTTTTGAGTAAGATCATATGAGATATGGAACATATAAAAATGTCTGATTATCTCTTTGGGGTTGGTTTTCACAAATCTTTCCATTTTGCTTTAATCCTTATAAAGTATGAGAAAAATATTCCCCTTTTTTCGTAGGTTTGTCATAGTAAAAGTGGAGAAGTAAATTCTACTAAGGTGGCAAATCTGGTTAAAGCCTATGTAGACAAATACAAATATTCACGGAAGGGAAGCCAAAAGAAAACCCTGGAAGAACCTGTGTCCACCGAAAAAAACATAGGTTGAAATGGGGAGCACTgtaaaggacactatcaagataTCTGCAAAGTGCAATTTCAACTTGTACCTTTAACTGAAAATCATACATAACTGTGATTGAAATTTGgttttgataaaattattttttttaatgtagaatatAAAGTTTTGTTCTAAATAAATATAGTTCTGCACTGCAACTTCTTTATCCTTTCCTCCTCCCGAAAATGAAAGCAATTCAAGGGAAAGTAAAGGGGTTAAAGGAGTGTGCATTTTTACTAGGACTCTTATAGTGTGGATACTGGAAGATGTACAGCTTTTTGATTTGAACAATGGAGTGCATAAATTAGAGTCTTCTAAGTGCACTGGTTttggaaaagatatatataatacatttattctGTCAGgctaaaaataaagtatgaatgaTCTTTATGATTTTTCCCTTTATAGAAAGTTAAATAATGTATTACCATGAAGAATATTTCTAATAACAGAATATACCAGTTGCAGGGTTcctaatgtgtatttttaaaacacacgtCTGAATAAATTGCTTAGATAGAAAACAGATTATCACCTGAGTAAAATTCAGTGTTCAAAACTTTGGAACACTGTTACTGAATCACCAAATAAAGGTTAtgctgcttgtttttcttttgtgccttttttccccaccaaTTGAAATGAAGCAGTTTGATTTGCTAGATTTACAATTTTGGAAGTCTAAAACTCTTTGTGGAATTTAGAAGAACAGTTTGGAAAAAGTgttgactttataaaaattatgtactTTCATGATATCTTCTACCTGTCAGAGAAATGATAAATTATCTGTGCCAACTGGAGAATTGCAGTTGAGTGGTGACCCTGCCTTCCTTGGGATGAAGGTAGAATTATGAGACGCACTTCAGTGGCTTTCATTGGCTCATCTATCTAATCactaatgaatttctttttacaCTTGAGAAGTATCCAAATGCTTTACAGTGAGTAAAGTGTTAATTAGGTGACCATATGGTGGCCATTAACCATGTTGCAAAATTCTAGACATTAAAACCTTGGTTTTGGAAAGGGAGAGGACTTAATGGAGTCTTGGTTAGGCTTTCAGGGACTAGGGatttgattgtcttttttttaaata
It encodes the following:
- the SCAF11 gene encoding protein SCAF11 isoform X1 — encoded protein: MKKKTVYTLNVGDQEYEDMEGEENKDNTATTGLLYSEADRCPICLNCLLEKEVGFPESCNHVFCMTCILKWAEVLASCPVDRKPFQAVFKLSALEGCVKVQVKRQLRETKDKKNESSFKKPLFYRENSKSCMRRKVIKEDLLCAKLYDLKMTHRNPTHSEMEGKKNAAIKINKPRRSNQCTSQCFRNFFSNMFSSSNHIGESSFTCRTYCTEFIEVNEMNTLIRQKRQELELSWFPDTSPGIGRIGFRPWNIETQVLPLISSVLPRTIFPTSTISLENFGTSCKGYALAHTQEGEEKKQTSGTSNTRGSRRKPAATTPTRRSTRNTRAETVSQSQKSPVSNNSGCDAPDNNNPSVSVSSSAMSEKQTRQAPKRKSVRRGRKQPLLKKKLRSSIPLPEKSSSSDSVDEETAESDTPPVLEKEHQSDAESSNSCTVPASVENESANGLRSCNEQVEESEEHTENHDTEEAVESSYSESHTEDTSVLVGEEEDIQKVENTSVEANVLCLESETPKNISGKGGDPLENQDQTSGPSESEVKADKCTDYPSNDLPTCSGSEVEVYQPVPSLDELPENSESVVNEEKVMESPIAEIVDHKHSTVKTEQLVDGPKLESSEGRIIQTVSKKSIEGSEAQLLEHVETEDVEIIATCDTSEKESLNSIQDSENNLLKNNLNTKLDKSLEEKTESPVEHSRSTELPNTHIEQIQKHFNEDNNEMIPMECDSFCSDQNESEIEPPVNADTTQLNENSVEHSSQNNMPSSDPANGKAETVSRPSESPVDVMEKAKKPRTRRSRFHSPSTTWSPNRDTAREKKRSQSPSPKRETGKESRKSRSPSPKKESARGRRKSRSQSPKQDIGKERRRSQSRSPKRDSTKEGKRSASLSPKRDTSRENRRSQSRVKDSSPREKSRSRSRERESDRDGSRRDRDRERRTRRWSRSRSRSRSPSRSRTKIKSSSFSRNDRDTYSPRWKERWANDGWRCPRGNDRYRKNDPEKQNENTRKEKNDISPDAEDPNSADKHRNDCPSWVTEKINSGPDPRTRNPEKLKDSHWEENRNENSGNSWNKNFGSGWMSNRGRGNRGRGTYRGGFAYTDQNENRWQNRKPLSGNSNSSGNESFKFVEQQPYKRKNEQEFSFDTPADRSGWTSASSWAVRKTLPADVQNYYSRRGRNSSGPQSGWMRQEEEATEQDSNLKDQTNQHGDGSQLPINMMQPQMNVMQQQMTAQQPPMNIFPYPVGVHAPLMNIQRNPFNIHPPLPLHLHTGVPLMQVAAPTSVSQGLPPPPPPPPPSQQVSYIASQPDGKQLQGVPSASHVSNNMSTPVLPAPTAAPGNLGTVQGPSSGNTSSSSHSKASNAAVKLTESKVSVTVEASADSSKTDKKLQIQEKAAQEVKLAIKPFYQNKDITKEEYKEIVRKAVDKVCHSKSGEVNSTKVANLVKAYVDKYKYSRKGSQKKTLEEPVSTEKNIG